A window of Fusarium musae strain F31 chromosome 1, whole genome shotgun sequence genomic DNA:
ACAAAAGGACGTTCCAAGGTTGTATTTCGAGAGGCTTGAAGAACGGACCAACGTGGATGAGGTTATCGGTTATATGATGCGCAGCCTCTTCGGTGCAGATTGGCTCGATGCTGAAGGAAATCCAACACATGCATGCTCAACGACTGAAGCGATGGCGATCGTCAACTCGGTTCTCGAAGACTTGTACAGAAAGGCAGCATCACCGGACATGTTTTTGATCAACCTAGCTGCCATGACAGGGGGCGGGTACCTCCTGGCCGGGACGACGAGACTCAAACGCGTTGGCCTGCAAGACGGCGCGATGAAGTATACATGTGAATGGATATACGGCCTAGGTCATCTCAGGGGCCAGTATCAGATGGAAATTGCTGTGCCAGTGGAGATGCTTGACGATTTTAAAGAGCCGAGTCCCGAAGCTATGTCCGCGGAATCAGCATCCAAGTTGTCTGCGGATGAGTGGCAGGCCAAGTACGAGAAGCTGCTTGAAGAGTTGGATAAGAAGGATAAGACGTTCATGGATCTGAGGATGAAGGTGACGGATATTCTGAGGGGCGTACCTAAGAAATGATGCTTTGTGGGATACTGTCGAGGTTTGCAATGGCGTGCATTGTTGAGCGGAGTTATTCAGCTGTTTCTTTCTTCAGGGCATATATGGTGTTGCTTCTTTTGGTTGATACTTTGCGAATTGTCGcatatatgtatgtatatggTCGCTTATATTGGGCACTTGTTTACTGAGAATAATATGTGGTCACCTCGGAAATCGTTTTCCAAATAGCGGTGAATGTGAACCTCGATACAATGCAGTTCTAGGCATTCTGGGCACACAAAATGTAAGATGGTGTCACTGAACATTTACGAGAGCCTTGTTTGGTATATAATATTCGGATCTTTCGGGGGCTTACCATCCTAATCAAGATAAAGGCGAGGAAATCACATCGGCGACTCCGAGAATGTGTAAGCATGCTACACGATACTAGTTATTGCACTCTACTGCTATAGTGGTATTTTCTACCTACCATGTGAGAGCCCAGCCTTTCTGGTAGGTGTGGATAGTTGATGTTGCGACCTCACGATTGGACAGATTTACGAGCCGAAGGATCTCAGAAACCACGGGGAATCTGGGGATCGCACAAGAACATGTCGGGTATGTATCATAGTTGGGGCGGATGAGCTGGGGTTCCCTGGGGAAAATGCGAGAAAGAAAGGGTATGTATCAAGATAAGAGtctgtggtgttggtggagaTGAGGCTACCCTGGGGACGTCCACTCACGATGCAGGAAATTCTGTTGccttgagctgaagaagaagccaaggagcCCGGGAGAGAAGTAAATGAGGTCATTCTTTGGAATTCTGGGGTAATTGGGGAATTCAAACGAAAAAGGGTTTCGTTCGACGATATTATTCATAATAGAGACTAGAAACAATAAACAAAATTGTAGCACACCGTTGGATTCCATGTAGCATCACGTGTAACCCTCAAACGTTGCACTTCATTATTAGTCGGAGCTGGTTCGGAGGGTGTGAGAACGGATAAGCCAAAACGGCTAACCGAATAAATAAGCAATGCGATGTAGATCCATGCTGTTCCCAAGACCCGAGGAATCCTTCACGACAGAAATGAGTGATGTTCCCTACCTCTCTTGCATCCGGAGGATTCGATATGTGTGATTGCGCAGATCATTGACTGCTATAGACAGTTCGCCGGGGGAATTATGagatccttgatcttgattgTCTTGGATCATGAAAAAAACACACTCCCAACTTTGAAGTTGTCATTTTGGGTTTGATCATGAGACATGCATGGTACCTTGTGATTACATGTGTTGGTTACAGCAACATGCTATTTGACTCTGACTTGTCTCTCGGAACAAAAGTTCGGCACGTTGAGTAGGGTTGCAGGGAGGCGGCACAGAGGCTGAAAGGATGGAGGGATGGATGCCAGACACTTTGTACAGTGACGATGGAACCGAGACAAGGGGGCCTTGTCTGAAGATGCTCTTTCGAGGTGATGGAcatgttgactttgagctgTCAGAGAACTATGTTCTTGTATGAAAGTTCCGCGGTTTACATGGTCAGGAAGAACTCAAAAGGACAAAAACAAATCAACGAAGCTCGGCATGTCCCTTGGGCTAAGctatgaagacgaggatatGCCATGCTGTTAACTGACATGAGTAAACATGGGACATTAGACTCtctacaagaagaagagacaaggaggagattgacTTGAATGTACACGCATATTGGCAAGCCAGTATCAATATAAAGAATTGCCAATGTTGTTGCGACCCAAAGACAAGTCTTGAAGCTGATAGATGATCCCTGCAAATAACGAACCGAAGTCAAGACCCTTGTCCTCTACCCTGTCTCCCCCATGTtggtcttgttcttgtccttgtccttgggtcACCGGTCAAAGCCCGAATAAAGCGCAGCGTCTTTCTCGTAAATCCATTCAACCAAATATTTGTTGTCTTTTCGAACTTTGAAATTCGATGTAAGATGGAGGAGTACCACCACTCTTAGTGCATTATTATCCCCGTCACTTGGTAGGTATTCAAGAAGCTGCCATTATAGTCTTAGGTCCAGTACTCCTACATACGTACAGCAACTTAACTTTAGGTAGTGTGCCCCGGACCAAGCCTCGTCGTCTCACCCCAGACTCGCCTCGACTCGACTCAACTCAACTAGGCTAATCAAACCAACGGCCGGGGATCCTTCGACTCAACTCATCAACTTTGCCTCCTCCAAACTCTTTAACCAAATCCACGACAATTCATTCTCAGTCAACTGCTCGGTtgatttttatataatattaatccTCACATCACGTCTAATCTCCCCCAGCAATCGCGACAACTAAACTGTCATCGTTCACTCTCTTTTCCTCGGCTTTGGCGTTGACTGtacctcattcttctcatctccccGGCTTCTAACCCCACATCTTGAAGCGATCGACCGACGACACCCGCTAGAAACGGTTTGAAAGGACTCATCAATCAACCGGGCTCAACTCGACTGTCCCTGTATTAACTACGCCTCGTCTCATTGTCAACTAACCCGCCCACGACTTGCGCACCCCGAACAATACCATTGGTGTTGTCTTTTCTCAATCGGGGCAACCGCCCGTTTCTCCGACCAACCTCATCttactctcactctcaacccACCAGCCACAGTCCGTCCCTCAATCTCACTTTACCAGTCACTGGCTTTCTTCAACACAAGATGGCGCCGAATCGCGGCGAAGACGACATAGAACGGTATATTCTGCCCTTGCTATCCCGTTGTCGATCTACATGCATGCTGATCAGTGCTCTCAGTCTGTCAAGGACCACCAATGAATATCCTTCTAGTTCCATGATAGAACATGCACGGCGTCCTTCAGAGGCTTATGTCAACCTCCATGCAAACATTGAAGCCAAGTACGCTCACTGAACCTCGGCACGCCCGCTCAGTCCTTATGACTAACTAACATCGCCCAAGAATCAAGAATCCCCTCTGGGGCCTTCCACGAGCAAGACTTCTAGCTGACGTTGATGACTTTTGTCGAAAAAAGGAACTAGAACAGTACCGCCCACTCATTCGCAAGGGCGCTCTAGTTGCGCAGGACCCTACTGGCTATGAGGATATCGATGGAGACGAAAAGCTTGACGACACAGAGATACAAGCGCTCAGGGACGAAATCCTCCACAAGTGGCGAGTCCCTTTTGTCCTGTACCTGACCGTTGCGACATGCTCCATCGGCGCTGCCGTACAAGGATGGGATCAAACAGGTTCAAATGGAGCGAATTTGGAGTTCCCCTATGCTTTCGATATTGGCAGCGAAAGTATACACGACAAGCTCCTCGTCGGCCTCGTCAACTCTGCCCCTTACATCGGAACAGCTCTGTTTGGCTGTTGGCTTTCGGATCCCCTGAATTCCCGCTGGGGTCGTCGCGGCACGATATTCTTCTCGGCCAACTTTTGTCTCTGGCCTGTCATTGGAAGCGCTTTCTGTAACACCTGGAGACAACTTTTTGCGTGTCGTGTATTACTTGGTATTGGAATGGGTACCAAGGCTTCAACAGGTGAGTTTCTTCCTCTCCAAAACCACCACCACGTCGCCAGGACCTCGTAGCTGACATGTGATACAGTCCCCATCTTTGCCGCGGAAAACTCGCCCGCCCCGATTCGAGGAGCCTTCGTCATGAGTTGGCAGATGTGGACGGCTTTCGGTATCTTCCTAGGAACGTGTGCGAATGTTGCTGTTACGAAAATCGGCCATAACGCATGGAGATTCCAACTAGGATCAGCGTTCATCCCAGCTGTACCCTTGATGTGCTTGATTTACTTCTGCCCAGAATCACCTCGTTGGTACATGAAGAAGAACCGCTACCAAGATGCGATGAAATCCCTGTTACGTCTACGAAACCACCCGATCCAGGCCGCTCGcgatctatactatatccaTGCGCAACTCGAAGTCGAACTGGACTTTATTGGCGAGGCACATTATGCCAAACGTTTCATCGAACTTTTCACCATTCCTCGCGTGCGCCGTGCTACTGTGGCCTCATTCGTCGTCATGATTGCCCAACAGATGTGTGGGATCAACATTATCGCGTTCTACTCGACTAGTGTGTTCCGAGATGCAGGTGCTGACGATAACCAAGCTCTGCTGGCATCGATGGGGTTTGGACTGGTTAACTTTGTCTTTGCCTGGCCTGCAATATGGACCATAGACACCTTCGGTCGACGATCTCTGCTACTCTTTACCTTTCCTCAGATGGCATGGACACTGCTTGCAGCAGGTCTGTGTACGTTGATCCCAGGCACAGGCGGAGCTCACATGGCGTTGGTTGCGTTTTTTGTCTATCTCTTCGCGGCCTTTTACTCACCTGGCGAGGGACCTGTGCCTTTCACATACTCGGCTGAAGTGTTTCCACTGTCGCATCGTGAGGTCGGCATGTCGTGGGCTGTGGCAACCTGCCTCTTTTGGGCGGCAGTATTGTCTATAACTTTCCCACTGATGTTGGCTAGATTGCATGCCATTGGTGCTTTTGGCATGTATGCAggcttcaacatcgtcgcgttggtcatgatcttcttgctgcTACCAGAAACAAAACAGCGGACGCTTGAGGAGCTGGACTACATCTTTGCAGTGCCCACTCGTGTCTTTATGAGATATCAACTTACGAAAGTGCTTCCCTGGTGGATTAGACGATGGATCTTGTTCCAACGAGAAGCGAGACTGGAGCCGCTGTATCAATTCGACACCGTTGGCGAACCCGAGGACAATCACAGCAGTGACTTTGGCTATGAAAACGACAAGGCAAAAGTTGAGTTGAAAGATACAATTGGACTTACGTCAGGAGTTCAGACGAcacgatgaggttgatggtaGAGATTGTGATATCATGACATTCGGCGTTTGCTTATGGGAGACTTGGTTGATTTGAACAGTTTTGTCTGTACTGTACTCTTATGATACCCTGCACGAGAAAGTAGCAAGCGAAATGGAATTGGGCCTTGTCTTTAACTACGGGAGATGAATACTTCACGAAAGAGGAGAAATAAGTGTGTTAGTTTCTAGCCAAGTGACGTCAGGTGAAGACTAGTTATTGTCTGTATGATATGTACGGAACGGAGTGCCTATGTAATGGTCTGCATCGTCTGTGCTATTTACGTCTCTGATCGTTATTCATCCAAACCTGACGCTGAAATTCGCCGGGCTCCTTAGTTCGATGTGAGTGACGTCGTGATAGCGGAAAGCGAAGCGGGCTTCCTCAACTGAACCAGTCTTGGCCCAAGGTAGGAATTCCGTCATTCTCATTCGGGGCCTCGGGAGATGATCACCATCCCCACTTGATCAACATTCGGATGGGTTGGAAAGAGATAAATGCCCAAAAGGCGTTGATGCTCAGTAACAGAGCTGAATTGGGAAGTGAGACGATAACGCCGAGGCCGATACGGGCGTCTACTGTAAATCGAGGAGGCACACCGTCTCCCCATACAAGTTCTTATTCTTTCAACGTCATAGTGCTTGCGCGCGCTTAGCTCAGTGAGTGACGCACATACTGTGTAGCTTCTCCTCGTTTACGATACCCGACGATACGAACTGGGGGAGTGAGAAGTCTTTGGGCGTTTCTACAGTAGAGCAAGAGCACGGCCAAGCTTTTCCGGGGATGTCTGATCGATCAGATCACGTTGCattttcttgttgttgctggctgAAGCGGAGACTGCTGATCGACCTACGTGGATTCCTCGTGAATAATGAGATCGACATTACGTTGTCGAAGGTGGATGGGCACTGTGGGTGAGGAGTGAGACATGAAGGGTCCAGCAGATTAGCAACTGTGAGAATGATCATTGAAGATGATAATAGCAAACAAAGTATAGCagcagttgaagttgaaagaGTAACAGAGGAAATGCGGTTGGTGGGGTAGTAAGCCAAGCGATGACCCAAACTGTCGGTCCTCTCGAGTTCCAGTTTCGACGTCGTCCCAACTCCCAGTGTCAGTGTAGGTAGGGTTACACTCCATCAGGATAGCAAAGACACAATCTTGGCACCGGGAGATGAACCGAATTTAATGTCGCCTTGCGAAGAAATAGGGGGACATAATTAATATCAACGTGTCCTCGTCTCGTTTCATATATCCGCAAACTCTACCATTTCAATCCACGATGAAAcctaaaaaaagaaaaacaattCACGGTCTCGACTtttttgactttgacttccaTCACTGGATGGAGGTCAAGGCGTGGACTAACTAGCGAGCGTTTTTCCCCCTTGCCGTCACCCTTATTCTGACACGTTGACACAGGCTAATGCGGGATAGCATGACTTGAGGTCACTTCGTGTCTGCAGGGGTAAACATCATGGCTCGTTTTGTTCATTCTGAGCCAGTGGCAAGATGAGAGGGGCTTGAAGCAGGAAATAAGTCTTGGTATGGTGAGCCGAAGATGCATCATGGAGTAGAAGATGAAATGGCCAGAAGGATATATCCATAGGCAGCATCATAGaaagcagcttcaacatgcTCGCCAATATCAACGTCAAGATATTTGATCAGCGTATGTAAACTTCGTCTAAAGATACCGACAGCTGCGGCAGTTGGCGGCTCTGGTGGCGTAGACGCTAGAATTCCCGGGAATgacgaaaagaaaaagtgGTTGGTTTCGTCTTGTCTTCAATGTCTTATTAATTGCGCGTCAATTATGCAAAGGTGTGCTAGTCGGGGATCAACAACACAAAAAGGAAACTCAGCCGTTGAAGGCACGAGAGGCTAATCGTTAGCCTACGACTTGTTGAGCCGCCATCGACCCTTTGTAAGTCCATCATCGAATAAGAACTTTTCGTAATGATTCTCACCATGTGCAGCATGCCGAACTCTTTCAACAACATTCGAACCATCACAGATCAGGGGGAACTCGTACCGTGTTTCACTGTGGCAGTTGTTGGCGTCAAAACGTCAGCTCCCGATGTGGGATCGGTATATGGACCCATTGAGATCTCTGGTGTAAATCTTTGCCATGAAGGGACGCCTCGAGAGCTCGAAGCTTTCTTGGTGGCAGTGCTGGGTGGAACAAATATGGAGAAGATATGGTTAGATGCTAACTCTTGGTGCTGTGCATCGGTGATTGACTGATCTCTCGTATCGAGAATCGCCTCTAGTACCCAGTTTTTACTATGTTTCTTCCCTTACTTGGGTATGTGTGCTTCTGATCATGGTAAAGATATTCTTCTTACGGTGTAAATGGGTGGCCTGTTGGTGGCCGAGGGTGATTTGAACAGGCAAACCGAGACATACACAGGCTTTGATTGTTAAAGCTGTGAAATGTCATGCATTTGCCTGCCAAAATCACGTTCGTATAAGCCCACGTCTCATCCTTGGTTGAATCCTACATATTTCTTGTCATAACTGCACTGTACATGTACAGTATTTCGCGTATGTGTTGAGTTTTCCGCCGCGTAGCACCCCAGCCCGATTTGGAGACGTGAAACAAAGGGGTATCTGAGACCAGCTTGTCAGTGGTTGTTTGTGGCTGCTGGGGGGCGGCGCCTCCCCCTGGCCCGGCGTTGAGAACCGCTGCAGTTCTGAAATATTACTGGACAAACGCCGACATTTGGGGGGGCCGGGTGCCCCTGAAGCCCGGCATACAGCAgatgaaaggaaaaaagtgaaaaagaaaaaaacttGCAGAGGTGCCCAGTGTCTGGGGACCCTGTCGCGGATCCTTTTTCAGCTGGTAGGGCTCATGATCCAGCGGGAGGGGAGCCCTGAAGGCCCTAATGACCCAGGACCCAATTGGACTTGGTCCatacctactccgtagagaGAATATCTTGAGTGGGTGGTTGGCTTTTCGCCATGACTGAAGACGCGCTGCTGGTGGATTCACGGCCCCTAAGTTCTCCGGAGCCATGACCCGCCCGTGAGTatgaagaaaaaaacaaTTGGGGACCCCTTTTGTTGCTGACGGTATCTGAGTCCCGGCTTGGTATTTCTGGGATTGTGCTTGGATGGCAAGGCGGACAAACCTCAAATAGCAACAAAGCCAGGCCTAGCCTAACTTAGTacataagaaaaaaaaaaaaaaggcacACCATGATAGTGGATGTCACAGTGTAATTTGTAAATATCTCGCACTCACACGAGCTTGAGCAAGAGCCAAGTCCGACAGGGAAGTAACAAGGAACACCCACCCAATCCATGATCCCCGAAACCTCGTTCGTCAATGATTGACTTCAACCTCTCTTTCTAATCGttccctttctctcttttcttcctcttcatcatttcTCCACCGACTCTCGTTCCAGTCCCTATTATAACCACGGCCCTCCCACCCTGGCCTAGGCTTGCCCTTCTTTTGAAAGCTTCCCATCTTCTGTTTGTTTCCTAGCTCCTAGGTTTgatctccctctctctcttgcTCATTTCACCTCAGGTAGCACCAACAACCATCAACTTATTCCTGTTCGTCTTCGCTGGAGAAGACTGCAGATCACCTTCGCTCTTTGTCCTATACCTGCaaaaaagaggaggagaaacacATGGGATCGTTGTAGCGTTTTTGTTTGCATTTATTTCCTTGAATCTACTACATCATCGGCATACAGCACAGCATTAAGCCGAGCATTGGCATATCTAGCTTGGAGCAAGTCTTCAGCAAAAGGATAATCACCCCCATTCCTACCTGACTCCTAGACACCCTAGGAGCGCAAGCAGATCATTGCGGCTAAGGATTTGATATCCTACCACCGTCTCATATCCTGCTAGCACTGCCCGACCTCCAATCTTCAAACGCCTATCGGTTTCATCATCGGCCTCGACTCACGCCAACGGGTCGATCACCTCTTAAATCGAAGTATTCAGGCCACCACATCGAATACTCCCACACTTTCAACTCCCTGGTTGGAGTTTGATATATAACTGCACACGAGAATGGTTAATCGCCACGTTTCTTTGTCTCCCCGCAATTCGCGTCACTCTCACACAGGCTTCGTTCCCCTTGGTGGCACCAACAGCAATAACGAAATGGGCGACGGTATTCAGCTCACCCCGGTCAAGAGCAATGCCTCTGCCCGGAGTGGTATGAGGAAGGCCGAGATGCCTCAACCCTCTACCATGGATAGCAACTCTCCTACCGAGGACGAGAAACTCACCGGTCAAGGTCACCGTGGCCGTCGAAGGAGAATGGGTGATGGTCTCTCTCGCAGCGGTACCGGAGGAGAGGAAACCACATTGAACCCAATGGGTAGACTCTACTACAAAATTATCGGCTTCTCTGTTGTCACCAGATACCTTGTATACGTCGTCCCCGTCGGTCTTCTCTTGGCCATTCCCCTGATTGTCCTCGCCGCCATTGGCAAAAAGGATGGCATTCCTGTCGGCAAATGGAACGGAGATGGTGACAGGTCTGGCGACGATGGCCCTCCGCTCTTCAAAATCTTCCTCTGGGTTCTCATCATGTGGCTCTCATGCTGGATCGCAAAGATTGTTGCTTGGTTCTTACCCTCGCTCTTCATGTTCTTTACTGGCGTCGTCAGCAAGGGTACTCGCAAATACGCGACTGTCTTGGGAAACCTCATCCTccctttctccttcttcttctgggccttGGCTTCTTATGTCACTTTCAAGAACCTCTGGATGGAGGAAGATAGAGGCAAGAACTACGTCCCGTGGGTCCGCACTATGGGCCGTGTCCTTGGTGCTCTTTTCGTTTCTTCAGCTGTCTTCCTCGGCGAAAAAGCGATTGTCCAACTGATCGGCATCTCCTACCATCAGCGATCGTTTGCCAACCGTATCAGGGAGTCTAAGCGTGAGGTTCACTTGCTCGGGCTTCTTTTCGATGCCTCTAGAACCCTCTTCCCTCTCCATTGTCACGAGTTCGCTGATGAGGATGCCATCATTAATGATAGCATTGAGGTGATGCTCCGTGGTAAGAAGGGACACAAGCGCAACGGCTCTGCCACCCCCATGAAGCTCATTGGAGAAGTTGGCAAGATCGGAGACAAGGTTACCTCCGTTTTCGGCAACCTTGCCTCTGAGATCGCCGGCCGACAAGTTTTCAACCCCAACTCCGCTCATTCTATTGTCATcgaagctcttgagaagacTAAGTCATCTGAGGCAATGGGTCGACGTATATGGATGTCTTACGTTGTTGAGGGTCACAACTCACTTGTTCTGGATGACTTCCAGGAGGTCCTTGGACCTGCTTAcaaggaagaggctgaggaatCATTCTATATGATCGACGGTGACGACAATGGTGATATTAGTCTCGATGAGATGGTTCGAAAGGTTGTCGAGATTGGTACCGAGAGAAAGGCCATCGCCGAAGGTATGAAGGATATTGGTCAGGCTCTTCAGGCTTTTGATAAGattcttctcgtcgtcgtcctgCTGATCGTTATTTTCGTTTTCCGTAAGTCTCACCTCGGAAGTGTGTTTTGAACTTTACTGACAAGCCCCTCAGTTGCTTTCTTCCAGAGCAGCTTCATTACCACCCTCACCACTGCCGGAACTACCCTGCTTTCTCTATCTTTCATCTTCGCGGTTACTGCCCAGGAATTCCTCGGTTCTTGTATCTTCCTTTTCGTCAAGCACCCCTACGATGTCGGTGATCGTGTCGATATCAGTGGCACCAGGATGGTTGTCAACAAGATCTCCCTCCTCTACTCTGTTTTCCACCGACTGGACACCATGCAAACAGTTCAAGTGCCCAACATTCAGCTCAACAACATCTGGATCGAAAATATATCTCGTAGCAAGGCCATGCACGAAACCGTCGAAGTCAACGTTTCTTTCGATACCTCATTCGAGGACATTGAACTTCTCCGCCtcgagatggagaagtttgTCCGACAACCCGAGAATGCTCGTGACTTCCAGCCTGATCTTAGCATTAGCGTTGGCGGTGTCGGTAACCTCGACAAGCTTCTGCTCTATGTCACCATCGCTCACAAGTCCAACTGGCACAACGATTCCGTCCGCGCCAGCCGCCGTTCTAAGTTCATGTGTGCACTTGCCCTGGCTCTGAAGAAGGTGCCTCTCATTGCCCCTGGTGGTGGCGGCGAGCCTCTTGGTGGACCTACAAACCCCTCTTACTCTGTTACTGTTACCGATGAGTTCGCCAAGAAGAGCCGTGAGGAGGCTGCTAAGGCCACTGATGAAGCTCGCATGGTCCCAACCTCGAAGCAGGAGAACACCCAGGAGAGCCAGGCCCAGGCCGCCGAAGGCTTCAACTCACGGCCCCCTGCCGCCGGCCTTGGTGTCTGGGATAATAGTGACAACCACACACTAGGctctcatgatgatgaagtcaacCGCAACCGCGACATCGAGCATTTGCGGACTGATCTCAAGCGTGAGAGCACTCGGGGTCGGCGCAAGGCGGGTGAGGCTATCCCCTCACTTTCTCTCGAGACGGCTCCTCGTGCTAGCATCACGTTGACGCAAGCAAGCCCTCGCAGCCCTCACCGTGGCCCCTtcgatgaagaggctgaggctggcaTGGGCCCAACGCCCTACCATTCTAATCTATCTGCCGGCCCAACACAGGGTTCTCAAGGCTACCAGCCATATGCCGGCTCCAGTAACCAGTACAATGTCGCCCACCCCCTGCAAAGGCCTGGTCAGGGACCGCCTCAGGGGCCACCTCCTCAAGGACAACCACCCGCTCCCCAGCGCTAGTGGACCTGGAAGTGAGACATACGAACTGTAACGGCTGATCAGTGTGTATTGAAAGTAGTAATATTGGGGTGGTTATTTGGGACGGAACTGAATTTTTCTATGTTGGTATTCGGTTTACTCGAGAGACTAGAACAGTCATCTCCCTTAGAAATCAGATTGGGTCATCCGTATAAAAAGATTGGGCGTATGTATCGGTTTATGAAAC
This region includes:
- a CDS encoding hypothetical protein (EggNog:ENOG41), producing MAPNRGEDDIERIKNPLWGLPRARLLADVDDFCRKKELEQYRPLIRKGALVAQDPTGYEDIDGDEKLDDTEIQALRDEILHKWRVPFVLYLTVATCSIGAAVQGWDQTGSNGANLEFPYAFDIGSESIHDKLLVGLVNSAPYIGTALFGCWLSDPLNSRWGRRGTIFFSANFCLWPVIGSAFCNTWRQLFACRVLLGIGMGTKASTVPIFAAENSPAPIRGAFVMSWQMWTAFGIFLGTCANVAVTKIGHNAWRFQLGSAFIPAVPLMCLIYFCPESPRWYMKKNRYQDAMKSLLRLRNHPIQAARDLYYIHAQLEVELDFIGEAHYAKRFIELFTIPRVRRATVASFVVMIAQQMCGINIIAFYSTSVFRDAGADDNQALLASMGFGLVNFVFAWPAIWTIDTFGRRSLLLFTFPQMAWTLLAAGLCTLIPGTGGAHMALVAFFVYLFAAFYSPGEGPVPFTYSAEVFPLSHREVGMSWAVATCLFWAAVLSITFPLMLARLHAIGAFGMYAGFNIVALVMIFLLLPETKQRTLEELDYIFAVPTRVFMRYQLTKVLPWWIRRWILFQREARLEPLYQFDTVGEPEDNHSSDFGYENDKAKVELKDTIGLTSGVQTTR